The following proteins are encoded in a genomic region of Strix aluco isolate bStrAlu1 chromosome 23, bStrAlu1.hap1, whole genome shotgun sequence:
- the BTG4 gene encoding protein BTG4, whose product MKDEIAATVFFITRLVKREDKLSKHKMEKFAAKLTTILFEKYKNHWYLDNPSRGQAFRCIRINKHQTRDPLLEQACVESNVDFNKLGLPKEMTLWVDPFEVCCRYGEKNRPFTIAHFEGEENPELSQQIRYAVDRAALDYHSGISSDEESFNKEPKAIPTVSNPNSVYQFSDYCKAPIQPWSQYLHRKTYMTDGSYYAQHRDYKVYGPTAAFTGPRVDRYHWINTKR is encoded by the exons atgaaagatgaaattgCTGCCACAGTCTTCTTCATCACGAGGCTAGTGAAAAGGGAAGATAAGCTGAGCAAGCATAAAATGGAGAAATTTGCAGCTAAGCTAACAACAATACTGTTTGAAAAGTATAAGAATCACTGGTACTTGGACAATCCATCTAGAGGACAAGCCTTCAG GTGTATAAGGATAAACAAACATCAGACAAGAGATCCACTGCTGGAGCAAGCTTGTGTGGAGAGTAACGTGGACTTTAATAAGCTTGGCTTGCCGAAAGAGATGACGCTATGGGTTGACCCATTTGAGGTGTGTTGCAG ATACGGTGAGAAGAACCGGCCCTTCACAATTGCCCACTTTGAAGGAGAGGAGAACCCAGAGCTTTCTCAGCAGATCAGGTATGCTGTTGACAGAGCAGCACTAGACTATCATTCTGGCATTTCTTCAGACGAGGAGAGCTTCAACAAGGAGCCAAAAGCTATCCCTACTGTCAGCAACCCTAACAGTGTCTACCAG TTCAGTGACTACTGCAAGGCACCCATACAGCCCTGGTCTCAGTACCTTCATAGGAAGACCTATATGACTGATGGCTCATACTATGCCCAGCACAGGGATTACAAAGTCTACGGGCCAACAGCTGCTTTCACGGGACCACGTGTTGATAGATACCACTGGATCAATACCAAGCGGTAG